A single Desulfatibacillum aliphaticivorans DSM 15576 DNA region contains:
- a CDS encoding phosphatidylserine decarboxylase family protein: protein MKKHRLTGLVVGACLIFLAGAVSTSCLAHGDKAPQSGLSPVVQELKDLIDNDPNLYRLFTEMFDQVPLKPYLTDPTGQPQLTDYSQMLKQLDGILTQAPEFNQSGLVGFPINAILDWPMGTPAGAEAFMDPRVNVRLKKILQEWSVFLESPESCYVLSDDPEHGWFGRDAKEAMPDFVEDFICDPSKPYYGFTSWDDFFTRTFREGRRPVASPKDDSVIANACESAPYRLARNVQLRDKFWIKEQPYSLLHMMDGDPLTKEFVGGTLYQAFLSALSYHRWHSPVSGTIVKTKLIDGSYYAAAPAMGFDPASPNESQGYITQTAARALVFIQADNPDIGLMAIMFVGMAEVSSNEVTVKKGQHINKGDPLGMFHFGGSTHVLFFRPEVSLKFDLHGQTPGLHSTNIPVRSQIAAVTGASGQ, encoded by the coding sequence ATGAAAAAGCATCGATTGACAGGCTTGGTTGTTGGGGCTTGTTTGATATTTCTGGCGGGCGCGGTTTCGACGTCCTGTTTGGCCCATGGAGATAAAGCTCCTCAAAGCGGATTGTCTCCGGTCGTCCAGGAATTGAAGGACCTGATTGATAACGACCCCAATTTGTATCGGCTCTTCACGGAGATGTTCGATCAGGTTCCGTTAAAGCCCTACCTGACGGACCCCACAGGACAGCCCCAACTGACGGATTACAGCCAGATGTTAAAACAGTTGGACGGCATCCTGACCCAGGCGCCGGAGTTCAATCAATCAGGGCTTGTGGGCTTTCCCATCAACGCGATTTTGGACTGGCCCATGGGCACACCCGCCGGCGCCGAGGCGTTTATGGACCCCAGGGTGAACGTGCGGTTGAAAAAAATTCTGCAAGAGTGGTCGGTGTTCCTGGAGTCGCCCGAATCATGCTACGTGCTGAGCGACGATCCTGAGCATGGTTGGTTCGGCCGGGACGCCAAAGAGGCCATGCCGGACTTTGTGGAGGACTTCATATGCGATCCCTCCAAGCCTTATTACGGATTTACGTCCTGGGACGATTTTTTCACCCGGACGTTCCGGGAGGGCAGGCGTCCCGTGGCCTCCCCCAAGGACGATTCGGTCATCGCCAACGCTTGTGAATCCGCCCCCTACAGACTGGCCCGCAATGTTCAGCTGCGCGACAAGTTTTGGATCAAGGAGCAGCCGTACTCCCTGCTGCACATGATGGACGGAGATCCCCTGACCAAGGAGTTCGTGGGGGGAACCTTGTATCAGGCCTTTTTAAGCGCGCTCAGCTATCACCGCTGGCACAGCCCGGTTAGCGGGACCATCGTCAAGACCAAGTTGATTGACGGCTCCTATTACGCCGCAGCGCCCGCCATGGGATTCGATCCCGCCAGCCCCAACGAGTCCCAGGGGTACATCACCCAAACGGCGGCCAGGGCTTTGGTGTTCATCCAGGCGGATAATCCCGACATTGGACTGATGGCGATCATGTTCGTGGGTATGGCGGAAGTCTCTTCCAACGAGGTTACGGTCAAAAAGGGGCAGCATATCAATAAAGGCGACCCCCTTGGCATGTTCCATTTTGGGGGCTCCACCCACGTCCTGTTTTTCAGGCCCGAGGTGAGTTTAAAGTTTGATCTTCACGGACAGACTCCCGGCCTGCATTCCACCAATATCCCGGTTCGCTCCCAAATCGCTGCGGTGACGGGAGCATCCGGGCAATAA
- a CDS encoding helix-turn-helix domain-containing protein, translating into MKMDAKQAETIIKETQQYAKTILNSLSAHVAIIDEKGMILETNRAWERFAQSNQISIRPDTLNVNYLEVCDAAQGESAEKSKEVAAGIRKVIKGEVEEFVLDYPCHSPNEKRWFYMRAARAVGSDTLRVVVSHENITALKEAESRLRQREEELRQKTLHLEEANAALRAVLRQRDEDIQEMEQTILQNLKDSVLPNVERLQDIVVRPEANQIVQLISSGLNEIASPFLRRLSNLEAVLTPREIEIASLVKAGKSTKEIADLLYLSITTVSFHRRNLRDKLGLTNSSTNLRSHLLSLEK; encoded by the coding sequence ATGAAAATGGACGCCAAACAGGCCGAAACCATCATTAAAGAGACGCAGCAGTACGCCAAAACCATCCTGAATTCCTTGTCGGCGCATGTGGCCATTATTGACGAAAAGGGGATGATCCTGGAAACCAACCGGGCATGGGAGCGGTTTGCGCAATCCAACCAGATTAGCATACGGCCTGACACGCTGAACGTGAACTATCTGGAGGTCTGCGACGCGGCCCAGGGGGAATCCGCCGAAAAATCCAAGGAGGTTGCGGCCGGCATCCGCAAAGTCATAAAGGGAGAGGTCGAGGAGTTTGTCCTGGATTACCCCTGCCACTCGCCCAATGAGAAGCGATGGTTTTATATGCGGGCCGCCAGGGCCGTGGGCTCCGATACATTGCGGGTTGTGGTCAGTCACGAAAACATCACCGCCCTGAAAGAAGCCGAAAGCCGGCTTCGACAGCGGGAAGAGGAACTCAGGCAAAAAACCCTGCATCTGGAAGAAGCCAACGCCGCCTTGCGCGCCGTCCTGCGCCAGCGTGACGAAGACATACAGGAGATGGAGCAAACCATCCTGCAGAATCTCAAGGATTCAGTCCTGCCAAATGTGGAACGGTTGCAGGATATTGTGGTTAGGCCGGAGGCCAACCAGATAGTCCAGTTGATTTCTTCGGGGCTGAATGAAATCGCTTCGCCTTTTTTACGCCGCCTTTCCAACCTGGAAGCCGTGCTCACGCCCCGGGAGATTGAAATCGCCTCCCTGGTCAAAGCGGGAAAATCCACCAAGGAAATCGCAGACCTGCTCTATCTATCCATTACCACCGTCAGTTTTCACCGCCGCAACCTGCGCGACAAACTTGGCCTGACCAACTCTTCCACAAACCTTCGATCTCACCTTCTGTCATTGGAAAAATGA